The following are from one region of the Melospiza melodia melodia isolate bMelMel2 chromosome 16, bMelMel2.pri, whole genome shotgun sequence genome:
- the TMEM185A gene encoding transmembrane protein 185A yields MNLRGFFQDFNPSKFLIYACLLLFSVLLSLRLDDKIQWSYWAVFAPIWLWKLMVIVGASVGTGVWARNPQYRAEGETCVEFKAMLIAVGIHLLLLMFEVLVCDRIERGTHFWLLVFMPLFFVSPVSVAACVWGFRHDRSLELEILCSVNILQFIFIALRLDEIIRWPWLVVCVPLWILMSFLCLVVLYYIVWSVLFLRSMDVIAEQRRTHITMAVSWMTIVVPLLTFEILLVHRLDGHNSFSFIPIFVPLWLSLITLMATTFGQKGGNHWWFGIRKDFCQFLLEIFPFLREYGNISYDLHHEDNEETEETPLPEPPKIAPMFRKKTGVVITQSPGKYVIPPPKLNIDMPD; encoded by the exons ATGAACCTGCGCGGCTTCTTCCAGGACTTCAACCCCAG CAAATTCCTTATTTATGCCTGCCTGCTGCTCTTCTCTGTGTTGCTCTCTCTGCGTCTGGATGACAAAATCCAGTGGAGTTACTGGGCTGTGTTTGCTCCAATATGGCTGTGGAAGCTGATGGTGATTGTGGGTGCCTCGGTGGGAACAGGAGTGTGGGCCCGGAACCCTCAGTACCG AGCAGAAGGAGAAACCTGTGTGGAGTTCAAAGCAATGCTAATTGCAgtaggcatccacctgctcctgcTGATGTTTGAAGTCCTGGTGTGTGACAGGATTGAAAGAGGAACCCATTTCTGGCTTCTGGTGTTCATGCCCCTGTTCTTTGTGTCTCCAGTCTCAGTTGCAGCTTGTGTGTGGGGATTCCGACACGACAGGTCCCTGGAG ctGGAAATCTTGTGTTCAGTCAATATTCTACAGTTCATATTTATTGCACTCAGACTAGATGAGATCATCAGATGGCCATGGCTT GTTGTCTGTGTCCCTCTGTGGATCTTGATGTCCTTCCTGTGCCTGGTGGTGCTCTACTACATCGTGTGGTCTGTGCTGTTCCTGCGCTCCATGGACGTGATTGCTGAGCAGAGGAGGACACACATAACCATGGCTGTCAGCTGGATGACAATTGTAGTTCCACTGCTCACATTTGAG atCTTGCTAGTACACAGACTGGATGGGCataattctttttctttcataCCCATATTTGTTCCTCTCTGGCTTTCACTGATAACATTAATGGCAACAACATTTGGACAAAAAGGAGGCAATCACT GGTGGTTTGGAATTCGCAAAGACTTTTGCCAGTTCCTGCTTGAAATTTTCCCATTCTTGCGAGAATATGGAAATATCTCTTATGATCTTCATCATGAAGATAACGAGGAGACAGAAGAAACACCACTGCCTGAACCACCAAAAATTGCACCAATGTTCCGAAAAAAGACTGGAGTGGTCATTACCCAGAGTCCTGGAAAATATGTGATTCCACCTCCCAAGTTAAACATTGATATGCCAGATTAA